The Streptomyces seoulensis genome contains a region encoding:
- a CDS encoding maleylpyruvate isomerase family mycothiol-dependent enzyme, whose product MERGTRASTRDSLPEGLGQAIRETAGAVAALLDGATDTTVPVPGLEWTLGETAAHLALANRLMAELAAGRERPYGDGTPQSLAAANERSLAEFPERGAEPLAATIVEQADAFLAALDGAASDRTLLTPLGPMGPDVLASYLLTHMLGHGWDLARGLGRPHMIDRTRVALCLPFLKTAMPRVAVAPAALTARYTLRVRGGETFGVTFRDGTVEVLPGPPERSDCTVLTEPVTFLLIALGRLGPWQAMARGGVLAWGRKPWLAPRFPTLFRAP is encoded by the coding sequence GTGGAGCGGGGAACGCGGGCGAGTACCAGGGACTCGCTGCCGGAGGGGCTGGGGCAGGCGATACGGGAGACGGCCGGGGCCGTCGCCGCGCTGCTGGACGGCGCGACGGACACGACCGTTCCCGTACCGGGGCTGGAGTGGACCCTCGGTGAGACGGCCGCCCATCTGGCCCTGGCCAACCGGCTGATGGCCGAACTCGCGGCCGGCCGGGAGCGCCCGTACGGCGACGGCACCCCGCAGAGCCTCGCGGCCGCCAACGAGCGGAGTCTCGCCGAGTTCCCCGAGCGCGGGGCGGAACCGCTGGCCGCGACGATCGTCGAGCAGGCCGACGCGTTCCTGGCCGCGCTGGACGGGGCGGCTTCCGACCGGACGCTCCTGACCCCGCTGGGTCCTATGGGCCCGGACGTGCTCGCCTCGTACCTGCTGACCCACATGCTGGGCCACGGCTGGGACCTGGCCCGAGGACTGGGCCGCCCGCACATGATCGACCGGACGCGGGTCGCGCTGTGCCTGCCGTTCCTGAAGACGGCGATGCCGCGCGTCGCCGTCGCCCCCGCCGCGCTGACCGCCCGCTACACCTTGCGCGTCCGGGGCGGCGAGACGTTCGGCGTCACCTTCCGCGACGGCACGGTCGAGGTGCTCCCCGGCCCGCCGGAGCGCTCGGACTGCACCGTCCTCACCGAGCCGGTCACCTTCCTCCTCATCGCCCTGGGACGCCTCGGCCCCTGGCAGGCCATGGCACGCGGCGGTGTACTCGCCTGGGGCCGCAAACCCTGGCTGGCACCCCGCTTCCCCACGCTGTTCCGAGCGCCCTGA
- a CDS encoding CsbD family protein, with the protein MSASEKAKATTEQASGKAKEAAGRGVGNEKLTAEGRAEQATGDARQAKEKLKDAAKD; encoded by the coding sequence ATGAGCGCCAGCGAGAAGGCCAAGGCCACGACCGAGCAGGCCAGCGGCAAGGCCAAGGAAGCCGCAGGTCGCGGGGTGGGCAACGAGAAGCTGACCGCCGAGGGCCGTGCCGAGCAGGCCACGGGTGACGCCCGCCAGGCCAAGGAGAAGCTGAAGGACGCCGCGAAGGACTGA
- a CDS encoding hydrophobic protein yields MVPLLLVLLLALILFGAGFALKALWWIAVIVLVVWVLGFIVRPAGSGGRKGRWYRW; encoded by the coding sequence ATGGTTCCCCTGCTTCTGGTTCTGCTTCTGGCTCTGATTCTCTTCGGTGCGGGCTTCGCGCTGAAGGCACTGTGGTGGATCGCGGTGATCGTTCTCGTCGTATGGGTGCTCGGCTTCATCGTCCGGCCCGCCGGCAGCGGCGGCCGCAAGGGCCGCTGGTACCGCTGGTAG
- a CDS encoding FMN-binding glutamate synthase family protein, which produces MVRFGAVGLLLTGAAAAASAAVLVSPWWWSAAGVLAALGLLGGHDLLQRRHTVLRNYPVIGHARYLLEAIRPELQQYFVERNFDGRPYDRDTRDLVYERAKGIDAEEPFGSERDMYERGYEFLVPSMAPVDIPDTPPRVRIGGPDCAHPYDMALLNVSAMSFGSLSANAVLALNTGAARGGFAQDTGEGGLSEYHLRPGGDLVWEIGTGYFGCRTEDGRFDPAQFREKAAHPSVKCVSLKLSQGAKPGIGGVLPGSKVNAEIARVRGVPQGETVISPPYHREFSTPRELVGFLARMRGLAGGKPVGFKLCPGSRTQFLAVCKAMLAEGVTPDFIVVDGAEGGTGAAPLEFADHLGMPLTEGLVTVHNALTGAGLRDRIRVGASGKVATGSDLVKRLLMGADYTNAARSMMFAVGCIQAQRCHTNRCPTGVTTQDPRRARALHVPDKSERVRRYQEATVRSAQQIMAAMGVTAPADLRPEMLRRRDTPAGDFRSYAALHDWLTPGELTCEPPEAWAADWKDADPDRFAG; this is translated from the coding sequence ATGGTGCGTTTCGGAGCCGTGGGTCTCCTTCTGACCGGTGCCGCGGCCGCGGCGTCCGCCGCCGTCCTTGTGTCCCCGTGGTGGTGGTCCGCCGCGGGCGTCCTCGCGGCCCTGGGCCTGCTCGGCGGCCACGACCTCCTCCAACGCCGTCACACGGTGCTGCGGAACTACCCGGTCATCGGCCACGCCCGCTATCTCCTCGAGGCGATCCGCCCCGAGCTCCAGCAGTACTTCGTCGAGCGCAACTTTGACGGCCGCCCCTACGACCGCGACACCCGCGACCTCGTCTACGAGCGGGCGAAGGGCATCGACGCCGAGGAGCCCTTCGGCAGCGAACGCGACATGTACGAGCGCGGATACGAGTTCCTGGTGCCCTCGATGGCACCCGTGGACATCCCGGACACGCCGCCCAGGGTCCGGATCGGCGGCCCCGACTGCGCCCACCCTTACGACATGGCACTGCTCAACGTCTCCGCCATGAGCTTCGGCTCCCTCTCCGCCAACGCGGTCCTCGCCCTCAACACCGGTGCCGCGCGCGGCGGGTTCGCCCAGGACACCGGGGAGGGCGGCCTCTCGGAGTACCACCTGCGCCCCGGCGGCGACCTCGTGTGGGAGATCGGTACGGGCTACTTCGGCTGCCGCACGGAGGACGGGCGCTTCGACCCCGCGCAGTTCCGTGAGAAGGCGGCGCACCCCTCCGTCAAGTGCGTCTCGCTCAAGCTGTCCCAGGGCGCCAAGCCAGGCATCGGCGGCGTCCTGCCCGGCAGCAAGGTGAACGCGGAGATAGCCCGGGTGCGCGGTGTCCCGCAGGGGGAGACGGTGATCTCACCGCCGTACCACCGGGAGTTCTCCACCCCGCGCGAACTGGTCGGCTTCCTGGCGAGGATGCGTGGACTCGCGGGCGGCAAGCCGGTCGGGTTCAAGCTCTGTCCGGGCTCGCGCACCCAGTTCCTCGCCGTCTGCAAGGCGATGCTGGCCGAGGGTGTCACCCCCGACTTCATCGTGGTCGACGGCGCCGAGGGAGGCACCGGCGCCGCACCGCTGGAGTTCGCCGACCACCTCGGCATGCCCCTCACCGAGGGACTGGTCACCGTCCACAACGCCCTCACCGGCGCCGGGCTGCGCGACCGCATCCGGGTCGGCGCGAGCGGCAAGGTCGCCACCGGCTCGGACCTCGTCAAGCGGCTGCTCATGGGCGCCGACTACACCAACGCGGCCCGCAGCATGATGTTCGCCGTCGGCTGCATCCAGGCCCAGCGCTGCCACACCAACCGCTGCCCCACTGGCGTCACCACCCAGGACCCGCGCCGCGCCCGGGCCCTGCACGTCCCCGACAAGTCCGAACGGGTCCGCCGCTACCAGGAGGCGACCGTCCGCAGCGCCCAGCAGATCATGGCCGCCATGGGCGTCACCGCCCCTGCCGACCTGCGCCCGGAGATGCTGCGCCGCCGCGACACACCCGCCGGCGACTTCCGCTCCTACGCCGCGCTCCACGACTGGCTGACCCCCGGCGAGCTGACCTGTGAGCCGCCGGAAGCCTGGGCGGCCGACTGGAAGGACGCCGACCCCGACCGCTTCGCCGGCTGA
- a CDS encoding thiamine pyrophosphate-dependent enzyme — translation MARTVARLVVDTLEELGVRHVFGVVGDALNPFTDAIRASDAVSWVGCRHEEAAAFAAGAQSQLTDTLGVCMGTVGPGSVHLLNGLYDAAKSGTPVLAIAGQVPQAEIGTDYFQEVDNDLLFKDVAVFRATVTSPAQLPALLEVAVRTAVGRRGVAVLTVPGDVGDLELPDDRPVRLSLTGSANRPEDSALDEAASVIDGGGKVTLLVGRGARGSREEVLALAERLAAPMVLTLKAKEGFEGDNPYQVGQTGLIGNPAAARAMDQADTLVLLGTDFPYRDWYPEGKKVIQIDRVAEHIGRRVPVDVGLAADVGPTLRGLLERVQARTDRGHLDGAREKFTKWQEGQRDLAAPGHDRGLLGKVRSKFDNRSHLVRPEALAAAVDAVADQDAVFTSDTGMATVWLSRFVEMRGDRRLLGSYNLGSMANAMPQAIGAQLLDRDRQVVAFCGDGGLSMLLGDLMTIRTERLPVKLVVFDNQRLGMVKLEQEQAGLPEFGTVLDNPDFAAVAQALGIPGIRVTRPEELADAVKRAFAEPGPVLLDVLTNPDEIAVPGKATVQQGWGFAIAKVRENLSSSSR, via the coding sequence ATGGCCCGCACCGTCGCCCGTCTCGTCGTCGACACGCTGGAAGAACTCGGCGTACGCCATGTGTTCGGCGTCGTCGGTGACGCGCTCAACCCCTTCACCGACGCCATCCGCGCCTCCGATGCCGTGTCCTGGGTGGGCTGCCGCCACGAGGAGGCGGCGGCCTTCGCGGCCGGAGCCCAGTCCCAGCTCACCGACACGCTCGGGGTCTGCATGGGCACGGTCGGCCCCGGCTCGGTCCACCTCCTGAACGGCCTCTACGACGCCGCGAAGAGCGGCACGCCGGTCCTCGCCATCGCAGGGCAGGTCCCCCAGGCGGAGATCGGCACCGACTACTTCCAGGAGGTCGACAACGACCTTCTCTTCAAGGACGTCGCCGTCTTCCGCGCCACCGTCACCTCGCCCGCCCAGCTTCCCGCGCTGCTGGAGGTCGCCGTGCGCACCGCCGTCGGCCGGCGGGGTGTCGCGGTGCTCACCGTGCCCGGCGATGTCGGCGACCTCGAACTGCCCGACGACCGGCCCGTCCGGCTGTCGCTCACCGGCTCCGCCAACCGGCCCGAGGACTCCGCCCTGGACGAGGCCGCCTCCGTGATCGACGGCGGCGGCAAGGTCACGCTCCTCGTCGGCAGGGGCGCGCGCGGCAGCCGCGAGGAGGTCCTCGCCCTCGCCGAACGGCTGGCCGCACCGATGGTGCTCACCCTCAAGGCCAAGGAGGGCTTCGAGGGGGACAACCCCTACCAGGTCGGCCAGACCGGCCTCATCGGCAATCCTGCCGCGGCCCGGGCGATGGACCAGGCCGACACCCTCGTGCTGCTCGGCACCGACTTCCCGTACCGCGACTGGTATCCCGAGGGCAAGAAGGTGATCCAGATCGACCGGGTCGCCGAGCACATCGGGCGCCGCGTGCCGGTGGACGTCGGACTCGCCGCGGACGTCGGGCCGACCCTGCGCGGGCTGCTGGAGCGCGTCCAGGCGCGTACTGACCGGGGCCATCTCGACGGGGCGCGCGAGAAGTTCACCAAGTGGCAGGAAGGCCAGCGGGACCTCGCCGCACCTGGCCACGACCGGGGCCTGCTCGGCAAGGTCCGCTCCAAGTTCGACAACCGCTCGCACCTCGTACGGCCCGAGGCGCTGGCGGCGGCCGTGGACGCCGTCGCGGACCAGGACGCCGTCTTCACCTCCGACACCGGCATGGCCACGGTGTGGCTCTCCCGGTTCGTCGAGATGCGCGGCGACCGGCGCCTCCTCGGCTCCTACAACCTCGGCTCGATGGCCAACGCCATGCCGCAGGCGATCGGCGCGCAATTGCTCGACCGGGACCGGCAGGTCGTCGCCTTCTGCGGCGACGGCGGCCTGTCCATGCTGCTGGGCGACCTGATGACGATCCGCACCGAGCGGCTCCCGGTGAAGCTCGTCGTCTTCGACAACCAGCGCCTCGGCATGGTCAAGCTGGAGCAGGAACAGGCCGGGCTGCCGGAGTTCGGCACGGTCCTCGACAACCCGGACTTCGCCGCCGTCGCCCAGGCCCTCGGCATCCCCGGCATCCGGGTCACCCGGCCCGAGGAGCTGGCGGACGCGGTGAAGCGCGCGTTCGCCGAGCCGGGACCCGTCCTGCTGGACGTGCTCACCAACCCCGACGAGATCGCCGTACCCGGCAAGGCGACCGTCCAGCAGGGCTGGGGGTTCGCCATCGCCAAGGTCCGGGAGAACCTGTCGAGTTCGAGCCGGTAG
- a CDS encoding alpha/beta hydrolase family protein, with protein MRSLQFTTESSSDGMVERDFTIGDIPGVLWSPASGAGRAPLVLMGHGGGTHKKHRAMVGRAHLLVTRCGFHAAVIDAPGHGDRPRTARDEQDIAALRGAQAAGEPESPVVVPYNARLAEAAVPEYRAVLDALQELPEIGADGPVGYVGMGLGMAIGVPLVAAEPRITAAVFGMTWPDALFEAAKQITVPVEFDVQWDDERIPREDALALFDTFASPEKTLHANAGAHVAWPLFEADSATRFFARHLGADHR; from the coding sequence ATGCGTTCTCTGCAGTTCACCACCGAGTCGTCGTCGGACGGCATGGTCGAGCGCGACTTCACCATCGGCGACATCCCCGGCGTCCTGTGGTCACCGGCCTCCGGCGCCGGTCGCGCGCCCCTGGTCCTGATGGGCCATGGCGGCGGCACCCACAAGAAGCACCGGGCGATGGTGGGCCGCGCCCACCTCCTCGTGACCCGCTGCGGCTTCCACGCCGCCGTCATCGACGCGCCCGGTCACGGCGACCGGCCGCGCACCGCACGCGACGAGCAGGACATCGCCGCTCTGCGCGGCGCCCAGGCGGCGGGTGAGCCGGAGAGCCCGGTCGTCGTCCCGTACAACGCCCGTCTGGCGGAGGCCGCCGTGCCCGAGTACCGGGCGGTCCTCGACGCCCTTCAGGAACTCCCGGAGATCGGGGCCGACGGGCCGGTGGGCTACGTCGGCATGGGTCTGGGCATGGCGATCGGGGTGCCGCTGGTGGCGGCCGAGCCCAGGATCACGGCGGCGGTCTTCGGCATGACGTGGCCGGATGCCCTGTTCGAGGCGGCGAAGCAGATCACCGTCCCGGTCGAGTTCGACGTGCAGTGGGACGACGAGCGCATCCCGCGCGAGGACGCTCTCGCCCTGTTCGACACCTTCGCCTCGCCGGAGAAGACGTTGCACGCCAACGCCGGAGCCCACGTCGCCTGGCCGCTGTTCGAGGCCGACAGCGCGACCCGGTTCTTCGCCCGGCACCTCGGCGCCGATCACAGGTGA
- a CDS encoding ABC transporter substrate-binding protein: MATGPGSDDSRRHYATTPHLVEMLEAIFQAFRRRSPMALPEFVLHTDGSSHEGDAAVRGSLAELRQELRARGVPFASVRQSALVDAGDGGSPMVRALRVVQALGGKPVGSGNEPYVEPHAWRGGRRQYGQYEFPRSELLLAIESVVRDLGPDAEPDELLHGLNRTGWRPGGVQWTARLRDAVTDASRTVPALLIAVVAVLITDKPWYVTLLFLAVVMTALLALSILPGRAPVFLGLRREVRWFLSTTYLNQGPRADRGEGLTWRLLRLWPPGPVRQRVAAVARDIQDGALLDEHRAGSGDEDAQRRHLQLRVHALREDLRDAHRAWSLDLRGRKRPTPPVLVLPDATADNGLIELLRAVSDIRSIRSELDPLLVVAAVRHEDIGLLERSYSAEPAARHLTGSAADLPAWYAGWNRARRVSQSPSLEGSTLPWVLRVPLPEGLLLHPDLGVSTLRRSRLSTGRPRWTWLWSLPALALVLAAAGLGLGVRDHRLSSEYCASDLSGANQDTRRIPSPSGHGSECVGVATGGVTFPVARRLQELIHEENEAISGTNYVTLVYAGPLSGPDAEGKSDELVKGFEELRGAYIAQHANNASQPVKLRLLVANGGSDMTGQVEMADRIVDVARRDRTVVGVVGVGRDMTDTDQVLEKLRQAELPVVSGTNSGTWLLDKPNFFNLAATDEWQVRQLRLLAEQLRAPGSHGYGTAGRAVVLGRNPGSTRDRYTREQMDHGGRMLTDVGYRVDRLERYKLSNGRPVLGRQVSQICQEGEVPRVVYFAGRTEDINALMDGITSEPGCNGKRIALLAGDDLSQAGFDTDRSSVAANVTLYHLVLTAPGTKDEGTIFVNNLRKLGPEQEKTLGLSASTPQTDSAFNDGQTMLMHDATEVLYRAAAGGGEARGRAEAWSGLLRTDIDNLATGRIDFTAATQDDAREQGLEPGTRDNYAISLVRVANTGGAHYDRTVLCSRRAGDRRPLTQRECDADRRAP; this comes from the coding sequence TTGGCGACCGGCCCGGGCAGCGACGACAGCCGACGGCACTACGCGACCACGCCGCATCTCGTCGAGATGCTGGAAGCGATCTTCCAGGCGTTCCGGCGCCGCAGCCCCATGGCGCTGCCGGAGTTCGTGCTGCACACGGACGGGAGCTCGCACGAGGGCGACGCGGCCGTCCGTGGCAGCCTCGCCGAGTTGCGCCAGGAACTCCGGGCCCGCGGTGTGCCGTTCGCCTCCGTTCGGCAGTCCGCGCTCGTCGACGCCGGCGACGGCGGCAGCCCCATGGTGCGCGCCCTGCGGGTGGTGCAGGCTCTCGGCGGCAAGCCCGTCGGCTCCGGGAACGAGCCGTACGTGGAGCCCCACGCCTGGCGCGGCGGCAGGCGCCAGTACGGCCAGTACGAGTTCCCGCGCAGCGAGCTGCTCCTGGCGATCGAGAGCGTCGTGCGGGACCTCGGCCCCGACGCCGAGCCGGACGAACTGCTGCACGGACTGAACCGCACCGGCTGGCGCCCCGGCGGCGTCCAGTGGACGGCCCGGCTGCGCGACGCCGTGACCGACGCCTCCCGTACGGTGCCCGCCCTCCTCATCGCGGTCGTCGCCGTACTGATCACCGACAAGCCCTGGTACGTGACGCTGCTGTTCCTCGCGGTGGTGATGACCGCTCTGCTGGCCCTGAGCATCCTGCCGGGCCGGGCGCCGGTCTTCCTCGGGCTGCGCCGCGAGGTCCGCTGGTTCCTCAGCACCACCTATCTCAACCAGGGCCCGCGCGCCGACCGCGGTGAGGGCCTGACCTGGCGCCTGCTGCGGCTGTGGCCGCCGGGCCCGGTGCGCCAGCGCGTCGCCGCCGTGGCGCGGGACATCCAGGACGGCGCCCTCCTCGACGAGCACCGCGCCGGCAGCGGCGACGAGGACGCCCAGCGCCGCCACCTCCAGTTGCGCGTGCACGCCCTGCGCGAGGACCTGCGCGACGCGCACCGCGCCTGGTCGCTGGACCTGCGCGGACGCAAACGCCCCACCCCGCCGGTGCTCGTGCTGCCGGACGCCACCGCGGACAACGGCCTGATCGAACTCCTGCGCGCCGTCAGCGACATCCGCAGCATCCGCAGCGAACTCGACCCGCTGCTCGTCGTCGCGGCGGTGCGGCACGAGGACATCGGTCTGCTGGAGCGCAGTTACTCGGCCGAGCCGGCCGCGAGGCACCTGACCGGCTCGGCCGCCGACCTGCCCGCCTGGTACGCGGGCTGGAACCGCGCCCGCCGCGTCAGCCAGTCGCCGAGCCTGGAGGGCAGCACCCTGCCGTGGGTGCTGCGGGTACCGCTGCCGGAGGGGCTGCTGCTCCACCCCGACCTCGGCGTCAGCACCCTGCGCCGCTCCCGCCTGTCCACCGGCCGCCCGCGCTGGACCTGGCTGTGGTCACTGCCCGCGCTGGCCCTCGTCCTCGCCGCCGCCGGGCTCGGGCTCGGCGTACGCGACCACCGGCTGAGCAGTGAGTACTGCGCCAGCGACCTCAGCGGCGCCAACCAGGACACCCGCCGCATCCCCTCGCCCAGCGGCCACGGCTCGGAGTGCGTCGGCGTGGCGACCGGCGGGGTCACCTTCCCGGTGGCGCGGCGGCTCCAGGAGCTGATCCACGAGGAGAACGAGGCGATCAGCGGCACCAACTACGTCACCCTGGTCTACGCGGGTCCACTCAGCGGACCGGACGCGGAGGGCAAGAGCGACGAACTGGTCAAGGGGTTCGAGGAGTTGCGCGGTGCCTACATAGCACAGCACGCCAACAACGCCTCCCAGCCCGTCAAGTTGCGGCTGCTGGTCGCCAACGGCGGCTCGGACATGACCGGCCAGGTCGAGATGGCGGACCGGATCGTGGACGTGGCTCGGCGGGACCGTACGGTCGTCGGTGTGGTGGGAGTCGGCCGCGACATGACCGACACCGACCAGGTGCTGGAGAAGCTGCGCCAGGCCGAACTCCCGGTCGTCTCGGGCACCAACTCCGGTACCTGGCTGCTGGACAAGCCCAACTTCTTCAACCTGGCCGCGACGGACGAGTGGCAGGTGCGGCAACTCCGGCTGCTCGCTGAGCAGTTGCGTGCACCCGGCTCCCATGGCTACGGCACCGCGGGCCGCGCCGTGGTCCTCGGCCGCAACCCCGGCAGCACCCGTGACCGCTACACCCGCGAGCAGATGGACCACGGCGGCCGGATGCTCACCGACGTGGGCTACCGGGTGGACCGGCTGGAGCGGTACAAGCTGAGCAACGGCCGCCCGGTCCTCGGCCGGCAGGTCAGCCAGATCTGCCAGGAGGGCGAGGTACCGCGGGTCGTCTACTTCGCGGGACGCACCGAGGACATCAACGCCCTGATGGACGGCATCACGTCCGAGCCCGGCTGCAACGGCAAGCGCATCGCGCTCCTCGCCGGGGACGACCTCTCGCAGGCGGGCTTCGACACCGACCGCAGCAGCGTCGCCGCCAACGTCACGCTCTACCACCTGGTCCTCACCGCTCCCGGCACCAAGGACGAGGGCACCATCTTCGTCAACAACCTGCGCAAGCTCGGCCCGGAGCAGGAGAAGACACTCGGCCTGAGCGCCTCGACCCCGCAGACGGACAGCGCGTTCAACGACGGCCAGACGATGCTGATGCACGACGCCACCGAGGTGCTGTACCGGGCGGCGGCCGGTGGCGGCGAGGCGCGCGGGCGGGCGGAGGCGTGGTCCGGACTGCTGCGCACGGACATCGACAACCTGGCCACCGGCCGGATCGACTTCACCGCCGCCACCCAGGACGACGCCCGCGAACAGGGCCTGGAGCCCGGCACCCGCGACAACTACGCGATCTCGCTGGTACGGGTCGCCAACACGGGCGGCGCCCACTACGACCGCACGGTCCTCTGCTCCCGCCGCGCCGGCGACAGGCGCCCGCTGACCCAGCGGGAGTGCGACGCGGACCGCCGGGCCCCGTAG
- a CDS encoding alpha/beta fold hydrolase: MTKNSTSANGSTWTGMVPVEDTALAVTDTGGPGIPVLYLNGQFATQGYWKRVIAELGTEWRHITYDERARGRSERSADYSFEAAVRDVDAVLAARGVDRALVVGWSYGAVVGAHWAERSPERALGAVLVDGAFPYDWLDEAMERRIRKLFRRLSWFLPLLRPTGLAPRMTAEQQADSNIELGRLSRESELGPVLDGITVPVRYVVASGTSFGSRGDEQERIRAGLDAVTERNPNIRIAAKVSSNHGALLKKDFAAIAEAVREVAGRTR, encoded by the coding sequence ATGACGAAGAACAGCACGTCCGCGAACGGTTCGACGTGGACCGGCATGGTGCCGGTCGAGGACACGGCCCTGGCCGTCACCGACACCGGCGGTCCCGGCATCCCGGTGCTCTACCTCAACGGCCAGTTCGCCACGCAGGGGTACTGGAAGCGGGTCATCGCCGAACTGGGCACGGAGTGGCGGCACATCACCTACGACGAGCGGGCCCGCGGCAGATCGGAGCGTTCGGCGGACTACTCCTTCGAAGCGGCCGTCCGGGACGTCGACGCCGTTCTCGCGGCCAGGGGGGTGGACCGGGCGCTGGTGGTGGGCTGGTCCTACGGAGCGGTCGTCGGGGCGCACTGGGCCGAACGCAGTCCGGAGCGCGCCCTGGGCGCGGTCCTGGTCGACGGGGCCTTCCCCTACGACTGGCTCGACGAGGCCATGGAGCGGCGGATCCGCAAGCTGTTCCGCCGGCTGAGCTGGTTCCTGCCGCTGTTGCGGCCGACCGGACTGGCCCCGCGGATGACCGCCGAGCAGCAGGCGGACAGCAACATCGAGCTCGGCAGGCTCTCCCGCGAGAGCGAGCTGGGCCCGGTGCTGGACGGCATCACCGTCCCGGTGCGGTACGTGGTCGCTTCGGGGACGTCGTTCGGAAGCCGCGGCGACGAGCAGGAACGCATCCGCGCCGGCCTCGACGCCGTGACCGAGCGCAACCCGAACATCCGGATCGCCGCGAAGGTCTCCAGCAACCACGGCGCGCTCCTCAAGAAGGACTTCGCGGCCATCGCCGAGGCCGTACGCGAGGTCGCCGGCCGCACGCGTTGA
- a CDS encoding SDR family oxidoreductase: protein MTTIDRVLIAGATGRTGRYAVAEAAARGLTPVALARDADHAREALPGIEVVTGDLTEPGSLADAVRDVDGIVFVHGSDGDSRPDSFERIDYGGVLGVLRALGERRPRIVLMTTFFVTHRDHFFNEGGHALDWKRRSERLVRASGAPCTIVRPGWLDTGPEGEHVQVEQGDTVEGSTGRAVLARVLVEALLHVDAVGKTFEVFSGPGPATTDFGALFAGLRPDAPGALDAVDDTADLPLSAEPHHVITGLAALRTR, encoded by the coding sequence ATGACCACCATCGACCGGGTGCTGATCGCCGGTGCCACCGGCCGTACGGGCCGGTACGCCGTCGCGGAGGCCGCCGCGCGCGGCCTCACGCCCGTGGCCCTCGCCCGGGACGCTGACCATGCCCGCGAGGCGCTGCCCGGCATCGAGGTCGTCACCGGCGACCTCACCGAGCCGGGCAGCCTGGCGGACGCGGTCCGGGACGTCGACGGGATCGTGTTCGTGCACGGTTCCGACGGCGACTCCCGCCCCGACTCCTTCGAGCGGATCGACTACGGGGGTGTCCTCGGCGTCCTGCGCGCGCTGGGCGAGCGGCGCCCCCGGATCGTCCTCATGACGACCTTCTTCGTCACCCACCGGGACCACTTCTTCAACGAGGGCGGCCACGCCCTGGACTGGAAGCGCCGCTCGGAGCGGCTGGTGCGCGCGAGCGGTGCGCCCTGCACGATCGTGCGTCCGGGATGGCTGGACACCGGTCCCGAGGGCGAGCATGTCCAGGTCGAACAGGGGGATACCGTCGAGGGCTCCACCGGCCGCGCCGTCCTCGCGCGCGTGCTGGTCGAGGCCCTGCTGCACGTCGACGCGGTCGGCAAGACCTTCGAGGTCTTCTCCGGCCCCGGCCCCGCGACCACGGACTTCGGCGCCCTGTTCGCCGGCCTCCGCCCGGACGCGCCGGGCGCCCTCGACGCCGTCGACGACACCGCCGACCTGCCGCTGTCCGCCGAACCCCACCACGTGATCACCGGCTTGGCGGCGTTGCGCACACGCTGA
- a CDS encoding DUF4097 family beta strand repeat-containing protein: MQKFDTPAPVSAVLEIPAGRVQFIAADRADTTVEVRPTDPAKSRDIKAAEQTTVTYADGVLRITAPTPDSKLLGPSGSLEVTVQLPAGSRVEGKAAGAELRGVGRLGDVAFDGAYRHIKLDEAAGVRLTAIDGDVEIGRLGGPAEISTARGDIRITEALRGTVILRTKSGDISVAAATGVSAALDAATDHGRVSSALKNDGTTALEIRATTSKGDITARSL, encoded by the coding sequence ATGCAGAAGTTCGACACCCCGGCTCCGGTCTCCGCCGTCCTGGAGATCCCCGCCGGACGCGTGCAGTTCATCGCGGCGGACCGCGCCGACACCACCGTCGAGGTCCGCCCCACCGACCCCGCCAAGAGCCGGGACATCAAGGCCGCCGAGCAGACCACCGTCACCTACGCCGACGGTGTCCTTCGGATCACGGCACCGACCCCGGACAGCAAGCTCCTCGGCCCCTCCGGGTCCCTGGAGGTCACCGTCCAGCTCCCGGCCGGCTCCCGCGTCGAGGGCAAGGCCGCCGGCGCCGAACTCCGCGGCGTCGGACGCCTGGGCGACGTCGCCTTCGACGGCGCGTACCGCCACATCAAGCTCGACGAGGCCGCCGGCGTCCGCCTCACCGCCATCGACGGCGACGTCGAGATCGGCCGCCTGGGCGGCCCCGCCGAGATCAGCACCGCGCGGGGCGACATCCGGATCACCGAGGCGCTGCGCGGCACGGTGATCCTCCGCACCAAGTCCGGCGACATCTCGGTCGCCGCCGCCACCGGCGTCTCGGCCGCCCTGGACGCCGCCACCGACCACGGCCGCGTCAGCAGCGCCCTCAAGAACGACGGCACCACCGCACTCGAGATCCGCGCCACCACCTCCAAGGGCGACATCACCGCCCGCAGCCTCTGA
- a CDS encoding antitoxin, with product MSKFGDLANKAKNLAKGHPDQADKGVQSVERLIDERTGNKYDSQTDKAADAVRRSYGGRGTTGTHGTTGTPGTPEH from the coding sequence ATGAGCAAGTTCGGGGATCTGGCGAACAAGGCCAAGAACCTGGCCAAGGGCCACCCTGACCAGGCCGACAAGGGCGTGCAGAGCGTCGAGCGGCTGATCGACGAGCGTACGGGGAACAAGTACGACTCCCAGACCGACAAGGCCGCCGACGCGGTGCGCCGCTCCTACGGGGGCCGCGGCACGACCGGCACCCACGGCACGACCGGCACCCCGGGCACGCCCGAGCACTGA